From a single Glycine soja cultivar W05 chromosome 19, ASM419377v2, whole genome shotgun sequence genomic region:
- the LOC114398967 gene encoding zinc finger protein CONSTANS-LIKE 13-like: MLPCDYCDSKPALLFCRADSAKLCLVCDQHVHAANALSLKHVRFQICDSCKSDTAVLRCSTHNLVLCHNCDVDAHGADASSLHHHHHHRRRLHGLSGCPSVPEIASALGLDFRAQEPVVPTAASRDEVYEQVLEIARQRNNGLGAEQLKLDDSPGNDVVVVVDEMLIQQTPFTSLLMLQNSESEFDARKSNDNNGYGTEAWDLHWNYNNPAYQPPQVWDFQLQKSTDCNEPRVVTFDGLEVPKLFQDVHNMNYSTIGDDIDILSRNNQSDQSSSSHAKRKEESNKKARGGLSSESTLFESIPYSGTNNVVVMEHLVGGNENVSTLKARVSLQELAKNRGDAMLRYKEKKKTRRYDKHIRYESRKARADTRKRVRGRFVKASDVQA; encoded by the exons ATGTTGCCATGCGACTACTGCGACTCCAAACCCGCCTTACTCTTCTGCCGAGCTGATTCCGCTAAACTCTGTTTAGTTTGCGACCAGCACGTGCACGCCGCCAACGCCCTCTCCCTCAAGCACGTGCGCTTCCAGATTTGCGACTCCTGCAAGTCCGACACCGCCGTCCTCCGCTGCTCCACCCACAACCTCGTCCTCTGTCACAACTGCGACGTGGACGCCCACGGTGCCGACGCTTCAtccctccaccaccaccaccaccaccgccgccGCCTCCACGGCCTCTCCGGCTGTCCCTCCGTCCCGGAGATCGCCTCCGCGCTGGGCCTTGATTTCCGGGCCCAGGAGCCCGTGGTCCCCACCGCCGCCTCCCGCGATGAGGTCTATGAGCAGGTGCTGGAAATTGCGCGCCAGAGGAACAACGGCCTCGGCGCCGAACAACTCAAGCTCGACGACTCACCCGGAAACGAcgtcgttgttgttgttgacgaGATGCTGATTCAGCAGACGCCGTTCACCTCCTTGCTTATGTTGCAGAAttctgaatctgagtttgacgCTAGAAAAAGTAACGATAACAACGGTTACGGAACCGAGGCATGGGATCTTCACTGGAATTATAATAACCCCGCGTATCAGCCTCCTCAG GTGTGGGATTTTCAATTACAAAAATCAACAGATTGCAATGAACCAAGAGTTGTAACATTTGATGGTCTAGAAGTTCCAAAATTGTTTCAGGATGTGCacaacatgaattactcaacaATTGGTGATGATATTGATATTCTATCAAGAAAT AATCAATCGGATCAGTCATCATCAAGCCATGCAAAGAGGAAAGAAGAGAGCAACAAAAAAGCTAGAGGTGGGTTATCATCAGAGTCCACATTGTTTGAATCCATACCGTATAGTGGCACCAACAATGTCGTTGTCATGGAGCATCTTGTGGGTGGGAATGAGAATGTTAGCACCTTAAAAGCCAGGGTTAGTTTGCAAGAGTTGGCTAAGAATAGAGGGGATGCCATGTTACGCtataaggagaagaagaaaacgcGAAG GTACGACAAGCACATTCGCTATGAATCAAGGAAGGCCAGGGCTGATACTAGAAAAAGGGTGAGAGGGAGATTTGTGAAGGCAAGTGATGTTCAAGCATGA
- the LOC114400627 gene encoding translocon-associated protein subunit beta-like, producing MADPIAKALIAFALLASLLLCLQASSDVPFIVAHKKASLNRLKSGAERVSVTIDIYNQGTSTAYDVSLSDDSWPSDAFDVISGSTSKSWERLDAGGIISHTFELEAKSKGVFAGEPAVIKFRVPTKAALQEAYSTPILPLDVLSDRPPEKKFEWAKRLLAKYGSLISVISIMVLFIYLVASPSKSSAKGSKKKR from the exons ATGGCGGATCCAATCGCGAAGGCTCTGATCGCGTTTGCGCTCTTAGCTTCCCTTTTGCTGTGCTTGCAAGCTTCCTCCGATGTCCCCTTCATCGTCGCTCACAAAAAGGCCTCCCTCAACAGACTCAAGTCCGGCGCCGAAAGGGTCTCCGTCACCATCGACATCTACAACCAAGGAACCTC gaCGGCCTATGATGTAAGCTTATCAGACGATAGCTGGCCAAGTGATGCTTTTGATGTAATCAGTGGTAGCACATCAAAGTCATGGGAAAGGCTTGATGC TGGTGGCATCATTTCTCACACATTTGAGCTGGAGGCAAAATCAAAGGGAGTATTTGCTGGTGAACCAGCTGTCATAAAGTTCCGTGTTCCCACAAAGGCTGCTTTGCAG GAGGCATATTCAACTCCCATATTGCCTTTGGATGTTCTTTCTGATAGACCTCCCGAGAAGAAGTTTGAATGG GCTAAG AGGTTGCTGGCTAAGTATGGATCTCTAATCTCGGTGATCTCCATCATGGTCCTGTTCATATACTTGGTAGCTTCACCATCAAAATCCAGCGCAAAGGGAAGCAAGAAGAAGCGTTAA